The following proteins are co-located in the Pelecanus crispus isolate bPelCri1 chromosome 5, bPelCri1.pri, whole genome shotgun sequence genome:
- the BBS5 gene encoding BBSome complex member BBS5, with the protein MSAVLDVLWEDRDVRFDISPQQMKMRPGEVLIDCLESVEDTKGNNGDRGRLLVTNLRIIWRSLSLPRVNLSVGYNCIINITTRTANSKLRGQTEALYILTKCNNTRFEFIFTNVVPGSPRLFTSVIAVHRAYETSKMYRDLKLRSALIQNKQLRLLPQEQIYDKINGVWNLSSDQGNLGTFFITNVRIVWHANMNDSFNVSIPYLQIRSIKIRDSKFGLALVIESSQQSGGYVLGFKVDPVEKLQEAVKEINSLHRVYSANPIFGVDYEMEEKPQPLEDLTVEQVQDDVEIESDEHTDAFVAYFADENKQHDREPVFSEELGLAIEKLKDGFTLQGLWEVMT; encoded by the exons ATGAGCGCGGTGCTGGACGTGCTGTGGGAGGACAGAGATGTCCGCTTCGACATCTCCCCGCA acaaatgaaaatgagacCTGGAGAGGTCCTTATAGACTGCTTAGAGTCTGTTGAAGATACCAAAGGAAACAATGGAGACAGAG GTAGACTGCTTGTGACAAATTTGCGGATTATTTGGCGGTCATTGTCATTGCCCAGAGTCAATCTCT CTGTTGGTTACAACTGCATTATAAATATAACTACAAGAACTGCCAACTCA aaatTACGAGGGCAGACAGAAGCTCTGTATATATTGACTAAATGTAACAATACACGGTTTGAGTTCATATTTAccaatgttgtccctgggagtCCCAGACTCTTCACTTCAGTTATTGCTGTACACAG agCTTATGAAACCTCTAAAATGTATCGTGATCTGAAGCTGAGAAGTGCATTGATTCAAAACAAGCAGCTGAGATTATTACCACAAGAACAAATATATGATAAAATCAATGGAGTTTGGAATTTATCAAGTGACCAG GGAAATTTGggaacattttttattactaacGTGAGAATAGTTTGGCACGCAAATATGAATGACAGCTTTAATGTCAGCATACCATATCTACAAATT CgttcaataaaaataagagaCTCAAAGTTTGGCTTGGCGCTTGTGATAGAGAGTTCTCAGCAG AGTGGAGGATATGTACTTGGTTTTAAAGTAGACCCTGTGGAGAAACTACAGGAGgcagtgaaagaaattaattcacttCACAGAGTTTATTCAGCTAACCCTATATTTGGAGTGGAttatgaaatggaagaaaag CCTCAACCTCTTGAAGACCTAACAGTGGAGCAGGTTCAAGATGATGTGGAAATAGAATCTGATGAACATACAGATGCTTTTGTG gcTTACTTTGCTGATGAAAACAAG CAACACGATCGGGAGcctgttttttcagaagaactAGGACTTGCGATAGAGAAGCTAAAGGACGGATTCACACTCCAGGGACTCTGGGAAGTAATGACCTGA
- the KLHL41 gene encoding kelch-like protein 41, translating into MDSQRELTEELRLYQSTLLQDGLKELLEEKKFIDCSLKAGDRSLPCHRLILSACSPYFREYFLSEQNEEKKKEVVLDNVDPNILDMIVKYLYSASIDLNDSNVQDIFALASRFQIPSVFTVCVSYLQKRLGVGNCLAILRLGVLLDCPRLAFSARDFVSDHFVQICKEEDFMQLAPHELISVISPDSLNVEKEELVFEAVMRWVRTDKENRVKSLGEIFDCIRFRLMPEKYFKEHVEKDDIIKSNSDLQKKVKIIKDAFAGKLPDSSKSTEKSTKGEVNGDVGDEDLLPGYLNDLPRHGMFVKDLILLVNDTAAVAYDPLENECYLAALAEQIPRNHSSIVTKQNQVYIVGGLYVEEENKDQPFQSYFFQLDSVAGEWVALPPLPSARCLFGLGESDNKIYVIAGKDLRTEESLDSVLCYDPVAMKWGEIKKLPIKVYGHATISNNGLIYCLGGKTDDKKCTNRLFVYNPKKGDWRDLAPMKVARSMFGTAIHKGKIVIAGGVTEEGLTASVEAFDLTTNKWEIMPEFPQERSSISLVTLSGALYAIGGFAMIQLESKEFAPSEVTDIWKYDDEKKEWIGILKEIRYATGASCLATRLNLFKLSKL; encoded by the exons ATGGATTCCCAAAGGGAACTCACTGAAGAGCTCAGGCTTTACCAATCCACCCTTCTTCAGGATGGCCTCAAGGAACTCCTCGAAGAGAAAAAGTTTATAGATTGCTCTCTAAAAGCTGGTGACAGAAGCCTGCCGTGCCACAGATTGATTCTGTCAGCATGTAGCCCTTATTTTCGTGAGTATTTCTTATCCGagcaaaatgaagagaaaaagaaggaggtAGTTCTAGATAATGTTGACCCCAACATCCTGGATATGATTGTCAAATACCTTTATTCAGCAAGTATTGATCTTAATGATTCTAATGTGCAAGATATTTTTGCTTTGGCCAGTCGCTTTCAGATCCCGTCTGTATTCACTGTGTGCGTCTCCTATCTTCAGAAGAGGCTTGGTGTTGGTAACTGCCTGGCCATCCTTCGATTAGGCGTTCTGCTTGATTGCCCAAGACTTGCATTTTCTGCCCGTGATTTTGTTTCAGATCATTTTGTGCAGATCTGCAAAGAAGAGGACTTCATGCAGCTTGCCCCCCATGAACTTATCTCAGTTATTTCACCTGACAGCTTAAATGTAGAGAAGGAAGAACTGGTATTTGAAGCAGTAATGAGATGGGTCCGAACAGACAAGGAGAACAGAGTAAAGAGCCTGGGGGAAATTTTTGACTGCATACGTTTTCGTCTTatgccagaaaaatatttcaaagaacatGTTGAGAAGGATGATATAATTAAAAGCAACTCGGACcttcagaaaaaagtaaagattaTTAAGGATGCTTttgctggaaaactgcctgACTCTAGCAAAAGTACAGAAAAGTCAACCAAAGGGGAGGTGAATGGCGATGTAGGAGATGAAGATTTACTGCCTGGCTACCTAAATGACCTTCCCAGGCACGGCATGTTTGTCAAAGACCTAATTCTTCTGGTTAATGACACTGCTGCGGTAGCTTATGATCCTCTTGAAAATGAATGCTACCTAGCAGCCCTGGCAGAACAGATTCCCAGAAATCATTCCAGTATAGTCACCAAACAAAATCAGGTCTACATTGTTGGAGGACTGTATGTGGAAGAGGAGAACAAGGATCAGCCTTTCCAGTCATACTTCTTCCAG CTGGATAGCGTTGCTGGTGAGTGGGTTGCCCTTCCTCCACTGCCGTCAGCCAGGTGTCTCTTCGGGCTGGGAGAGTCAGACAACAAGATCTATGTAATTGCAGGCAAGGACCTTCGCACTGAGGAGTCTCTAGATTCAGTATTGTGCTATGATCCTGT GGCAATGAAATGGGGTGAGATCAAAAAACTACCCATCAAAGTATATGGTCATGCTACTATCTCAAACAACGGATTGATATATTGTCTTGGCGGGAAAACTGATGATAA gaaATGCACTAATAGACTATTTGTATACAATCCCAAGAAAGGAGACTGGAGAGACCTGGCTCCAATGAAAGTGGCTCGCTCGATGTTTGGAACGGCTATCCATAAGGGCAAGATTGTCATTGCAGGTGGTGTCACTGAAGAAGGCCTTACTGCATCTGTTGAAGCTTTTGATCTGACCACCAATAA GTGGGAGATTATGCCTGAATTTCCCCAAGAGAGAAGTTCCATCAGTTTAGTCACCTTAAGCGGAGCTTTGTATGCTATTGGAGGCTTTGCAATGATTCAGCTTGAATCTAAAGAATTTGCACCCAGTGAAGTCACTGACATATGGAA GTATGATGATGAAAAGAAGGAATGGATTGGCATACTGAAAGAGATCCGATATGCTACTGGAGCCTCCTGCCTGGCTACACGCTTAAACCTCTTCAAGTTATCAAAACTGTAA